The following coding sequences are from one Cenarchaeum symbiosum A window:
- a CDS encoding RNA-binding protein, producing MILEKRVRIPSERIAVLIGRKGSSKAMIEQSCGVSLKVDSETGEATVTCTDAEHAAGAFAASEVVSAIGRGFSPENAMTLLDEESALHVVDLREFAGRSPAQIARVKSRIIGAGGRARRNIEALSGTSISVYGRTVSIIGRADKLRLAVDAISRLSEGSMHGSVYGRLESARRREKSERMILWEGGGPPKVRAD from the coding sequence ATGATACTAGAAAAAAGAGTAAGGATACCTTCCGAGAGGATAGCCGTCCTGATAGGAAGAAAGGGCAGCTCAAAGGCCATGATAGAGCAGTCGTGCGGCGTATCGCTGAAAGTGGACAGCGAGACCGGCGAGGCCACGGTAACCTGCACGGATGCAGAGCATGCGGCGGGCGCCTTTGCTGCCTCCGAGGTCGTATCGGCGATAGGCAGGGGCTTTTCCCCCGAAAATGCCATGACCCTTCTAGACGAGGAGAGCGCCCTGCATGTTGTCGACCTGAGGGAGTTTGCCGGCAGGTCCCCCGCCCAGATAGCCCGGGTAAAATCCAGGATAATAGGCGCCGGCGGCAGGGCCCGCAGAAACATAGAGGCGCTCAGCGGGACCAGCATTTCAGTATACGGCAGGACTGTCTCTATAATAGGCAGGGCCGACAAGCTCCGCCTAGCGGTGGATGCAATATCGCGGCTCTCGGAGGGCAGCATGCACGGGTCTGTATACGGCAGGCTCGAATCAGCCAGACGCCGCGAAAAATCAGAAAGGATGATACTCTGGGAGGGCGGGGGGCCGCCAAAGGTGCGGGCGGATTAG
- a CDS encoding ICC-like phosphoesterase (COG1407), whose amino-acid sequence MLLEGEKKHLVISDLHLGIEGTMGMHLGRNPADPAIYRVSKMLDITGADSLVLLGDVKSGTSRITSAEWDSVPGFLEKMADKVDVTLVPGNHDGGISYMIPDCVSVSGQSGMIIEGALLTHGHALPPESFGHVDRLVMGHVHPVFRKEGSVLRGNRVWVHMTIQRGCIFPSRGGTLGITVMPSFGSVPGTGRRKSTRKSPILARADPLTARIVTLDGSIIGDESMLDDVL is encoded by the coding sequence ATGCTGCTCGAGGGGGAGAAAAAGCACTTGGTGATATCGGACCTGCACCTAGGCATCGAGGGAACAATGGGCATGCACCTTGGGCGAAATCCCGCGGATCCCGCAATCTACCGCGTCTCAAAGATGCTCGACATTACAGGCGCGGATTCTCTTGTATTACTGGGGGATGTAAAGTCCGGCACATCGAGGATAACCTCCGCCGAGTGGGATTCTGTGCCGGGGTTTCTAGAGAAGATGGCGGACAAGGTGGATGTGACTCTTGTCCCCGGGAACCACGACGGGGGCATATCATACATGATACCGGACTGTGTATCCGTCTCGGGGCAGTCGGGGATGATAATAGAGGGCGCATTGCTCACGCACGGCCACGCCCTGCCGCCGGAGAGCTTTGGCCATGTCGACAGGCTGGTCATGGGGCATGTGCATCCGGTATTCCGCAAGGAGGGCTCCGTCCTGCGTGGAAATAGGGTCTGGGTGCACATGACTATACAGCGGGGCTGCATATTCCCGTCGAGGGGCGGCACCTTGGGGATAACCGTAATGCCCTCGTTTGGCTCTGTGCCCGGGACCGGGCGCCGGAAGAGCACCAGAAAGTCGCCGATACTGGCAAGGGCCGACCCTTTGACTGCAAGGATCGTGACCCTTGACGGCTCGATAATAGGAGACGAGTCGATGCTCGATGATGTGCTCTAG
- a CDS encoding DNA topoisomerase VI, subunit B (possible split_gene~COG1389), producing MSEGFNQISPSEFFYRNRDLAGFSNPTRSLYTAVREFVENGLDACDQRGILPDIHLSIKADDPEAPDPKSYKLSVKDNGPGVESGHVPLAFGTVLYGSKFGLKQARGMFGLGATMAILYGQITTNRPVTVKSSTDGATRDEYEMLLDIQKNRPVIQKHKTSKASGTGLSVAIHLEGDYSKARSKIRDYVYQTSLITPYATMTFDDPRGEQLRYPRIIKGMPEPPTIIRPHPHGVDVETIRRMMVEGESPIPQFTGDLAEKVRKELGVKAGCGLEKLLAQESKKKIPHQEYKDSSRPGLAAGHGP from the coding sequence ATGTCCGAGGGATTCAACCAGATATCGCCTAGCGAGTTTTTCTACCGGAACCGCGACCTTGCCGGATTCAGCAATCCTACGCGCTCGCTGTATACCGCAGTCAGGGAGTTTGTAGAAAACGGCCTTGACGCGTGTGATCAGCGCGGGATACTCCCCGACATACACCTGTCCATAAAGGCCGACGACCCGGAGGCGCCAGACCCCAAATCGTACAAGCTATCGGTAAAGGACAACGGGCCCGGGGTAGAATCGGGGCACGTGCCCCTTGCATTTGGGACCGTCCTGTACGGCTCAAAGTTCGGCCTAAAGCAGGCGCGCGGCATGTTCGGCCTTGGGGCGACAATGGCTATCCTGTACGGGCAGATAACGACAAACAGGCCGGTCACAGTAAAGAGCTCGACAGACGGGGCCACCCGGGACGAATACGAGATGCTCCTGGACATACAAAAGAACAGGCCCGTAATACAAAAACACAAGACGTCAAAGGCCTCGGGGACCGGCCTGTCAGTTGCTATACACCTTGAAGGCGACTACTCCAAGGCGCGCTCAAAGATCCGCGACTATGTCTACCAGACCTCGCTGATCACACCGTACGCGACGATGACCTTTGATGACCCCCGGGGGGAGCAGCTCAGGTATCCCCGGATAATAAAGGGCATGCCGGAGCCGCCCACGATAATAAGGCCCCACCCCCACGGGGTCGACGTGGAGACCATACGGAGGATGATGGTCGAAGGCGAATCCCCGATACCGCAGTTTACAGGCGATCTTGCAGAAAAGGTGCGCAAGGAGCTCGGCGTAAAGGCGGGGTGCGGCCTTGAGAAGCTGCTGGCACAAGAGTCCAAGAAAAAAATCCCTCACCAGGAATACAAGGATAGCAGTCGCCCTGGCCTCGCTGCTGGGCACGGGCCTTGA
- a CDS encoding aspartate carbamoyltransferase (COG0458), protein MATIQTDTRFADKVYLLPVNPEYVGSIIESERPDSLMLAYGGQTALNCGVKLDEEGMLEKYGIRVLGTPVSGIRNTEDRQLFKDSMDGCGVPVLKSRTVTDFAGARDAAAELGYPVIVRVAYTLGGKGGGVARNEIELHEIVERGTRASMVGQVLVEEYIGDWKQIEYEVMRDSAKNGVIVCNMENVLSMRVHTGDNIVVAPSQTINNREYHAMRSAALDATAHVGIIGECNIQYALDPASGRFAAIEINPRLSRSSALASKATGYPLAYMSAKIGLGYTLPELANHITKSTTACFEPALDYIVCKHPRWDFAKFELANRRLGVTMKSVGEVMAIGSSFEESLQKAIRMLDTGADGLVLNRNPHETGGDEELEDRLARHDDLILYNVAEALKRGMTVSRIHTLSAIDPWFIEKIARIIEIEGRLRTGSSKELLREAKGAGFSDPQIARASGTMPSKVRQARKDAGITPAVRQIDTLAAEWPAKTNYLYMTYGGAKNDIEAPLPGRDIIVLGAGPYRIGSSVEFDWSTVNMVWGLKEGGGGVAVVNCNPETVSTDYDICDRLYFEELTHERIMDIAEFERPRGVVTCVGGQTANNLTPGLDDEGVPILGTAAANVDRAEDRSKFSSVLDGLHIRQPPWSKLTTCPMPKSSPRRWATP, encoded by the coding sequence GTGGCCACCATCCAGACCGATACGAGGTTTGCCGACAAGGTGTACCTTCTGCCGGTCAACCCCGAATATGTCGGCTCGATAATAGAATCAGAGAGGCCCGACAGCCTGATGCTCGCATACGGCGGGCAGACTGCGCTCAACTGCGGGGTAAAGCTCGACGAGGAAGGGATGCTCGAAAAGTACGGGATACGAGTCCTAGGTACCCCGGTATCTGGCATACGGAACACAGAAGACAGGCAGCTCTTCAAGGATTCAATGGACGGCTGCGGCGTGCCCGTATTGAAAAGCCGGACGGTGACCGACTTTGCCGGCGCCCGGGATGCGGCGGCCGAGCTTGGCTATCCGGTGATAGTCAGGGTGGCGTATACCCTAGGGGGCAAGGGCGGCGGCGTCGCGCGCAATGAAATAGAGCTCCACGAGATAGTAGAGCGCGGCACGCGCGCAAGCATGGTGGGCCAGGTCCTGGTAGAAGAGTACATCGGAGACTGGAAGCAGATAGAATACGAGGTCATGCGGGATTCTGCGAAAAACGGCGTCATCGTATGCAACATGGAGAACGTCCTGTCGATGAGGGTGCACACCGGCGACAACATAGTGGTGGCCCCGTCCCAGACGATAAACAACAGAGAATACCATGCAATGCGCTCGGCTGCCCTCGATGCGACAGCCCACGTGGGGATAATAGGCGAGTGCAACATACAGTATGCGCTGGATCCTGCATCCGGGAGGTTTGCTGCAATAGAGATAAACCCGCGGCTCTCACGCTCGTCTGCGCTTGCCAGCAAGGCGACAGGCTATCCTCTTGCATACATGTCGGCAAAGATAGGCCTCGGGTACACTCTCCCCGAGCTTGCAAACCACATAACAAAGTCTACCACTGCTTGCTTTGAGCCCGCTCTAGATTATATCGTATGCAAGCACCCAAGGTGGGACTTTGCAAAGTTCGAGCTCGCAAACCGCAGGCTCGGCGTGACGATGAAGTCGGTAGGCGAGGTGATGGCGATAGGCTCGAGCTTTGAGGAATCCCTCCAAAAGGCAATACGCATGCTCGATACGGGCGCCGACGGGCTGGTCCTCAACAGGAACCCGCACGAAACAGGCGGCGACGAGGAGCTCGAAGACAGGCTTGCGCGCCACGACGACTTGATATTGTACAATGTTGCCGAGGCGCTAAAAAGGGGCATGACGGTATCCAGGATACACACGCTCTCCGCGATAGACCCGTGGTTCATAGAAAAGATAGCCAGGATAATAGAGATAGAGGGGAGGCTGCGCACTGGCTCCTCCAAGGAACTGCTCCGCGAGGCCAAGGGGGCTGGCTTTTCGGACCCTCAGATAGCGCGCGCCTCCGGGACTATGCCGTCAAAGGTCCGCCAGGCAAGAAAAGACGCGGGCATAACCCCGGCGGTCCGCCAGATAGACACGCTTGCAGCCGAGTGGCCCGCGAAAACAAACTACCTGTACATGACCTACGGGGGCGCAAAAAACGACATAGAGGCGCCATTGCCCGGCCGCGACATCATAGTGCTCGGCGCCGGCCCCTACAGGATAGGCAGCAGCGTGGAATTTGACTGGAGCACAGTAAACATGGTCTGGGGGCTCAAGGAGGGCGGAGGCGGCGTCGCCGTGGTCAACTGCAACCCGGAGACTGTCTCTACCGACTATGACATATGCGACAGGCTCTACTTTGAGGAGCTCACGCACGAGCGCATCATGGATATAGCCGAGTTTGAGCGCCCCCGCGGGGTCGTCACGTGCGTAGGCGGCCAGACTGCAAACAACCTAACTCCGGGCCTCGATGACGAGGGCGTGCCCATACTGGGGACTGCCGCCGCCAATGTCGACCGCGCGGAGGACCGCTCCAAGTTCAGCAGCGTGCTCGATGGGCTCCACATAAGGCAGCCGCCCTGGAGCAAGCTTACCACATGTCCGATGCCAAAGAGTTCGCCCAGGAGGTGGGCTACCCCGTGA
- a CDS encoding DNA topoisomerase VI, subunit B (possible split_gene~COG1389): MGAGGSNLTYWDAEKSEQVTIELDLDDARHKQLAGAAMGETLTTFLTKRFQRVGPGTAAKFAGFAGLKPERRLGSMANQELVKLSESLQKFTDFLPPDPTCLAPLGAGPLEKGMLKFFEPDFAAVVQRPASAYSGFPFVVEMGVAYGGGISVKGPKVYRFANRIPLLYDEGSDVVLKVAGDMDWRRYSVGHDPPLVIVSHICSTRIPYKTVGKENVADRPEIEREIRLGMQFILRKLSSYMKKKGRSEMAQKRANLYSKYIPLIAQFCTELAGRPKEPDYSGLITGVSEEGKVEEKV; this comes from the coding sequence GTGGGGGCCGGCGGCTCGAACCTGACCTACTGGGATGCGGAAAAATCAGAACAGGTGACTATCGAGCTTGACCTGGATGACGCACGGCACAAGCAGCTGGCAGGCGCCGCCATGGGCGAGACGCTCACCACATTTCTCACAAAGCGCTTTCAGCGGGTTGGCCCGGGCACTGCTGCAAAGTTTGCAGGCTTTGCCGGCCTCAAGCCGGAGAGGCGCCTCGGCTCCATGGCAAACCAGGAACTGGTAAAGCTCAGCGAATCGCTCCAAAAATTCACGGACTTTCTTCCACCCGACCCTACATGTCTAGCTCCGCTTGGCGCGGGACCGCTTGAAAAAGGGATGCTCAAGTTTTTCGAGCCGGACTTTGCCGCGGTGGTGCAGAGGCCGGCGTCGGCGTATTCGGGCTTTCCATTTGTAGTAGAGATGGGTGTCGCCTACGGGGGCGGCATATCTGTAAAGGGCCCCAAGGTGTACAGGTTTGCAAACAGGATCCCCCTGTTGTACGATGAAGGAAGCGACGTGGTCCTCAAGGTGGCAGGCGACATGGACTGGAGGAGGTACAGCGTGGGCCATGACCCGCCACTGGTGATAGTCTCCCATATCTGCTCGACGAGGATACCCTACAAGACGGTAGGCAAGGAGAACGTGGCGGACAGGCCGGAGATAGAAAGGGAGATCAGGCTTGGCATGCAGTTCATACTGCGCAAGCTCTCTTCCTATATGAAAAAGAAGGGGAGAAGCGAGATGGCGCAAAAGCGCGCAAACCTGTACTCAAAGTACATACCGCTGATAGCGCAGTTCTGCACGGAGCTCGCGGGAAGGCCCAAGGAGCCAGACTATTCGGGGCTGATCACAGGCGTATCCGAGGAGGGGAAGGTTGAAGAAAAAGTCTAA
- a CDS encoding carbamoylphosphate synthase large subunit (COG0458): MIIRPSYVLSGAAMRVVWSQDELREHAGDAARLSPDHPVVVSKFMLDSLEVDVDGVCDGERVVIGAVVEHIDSAGVHSGDAMMCIPPWRLSNKVIETITDYTERIALAFDIRGPFNLQFLVSEGRVYVIELNIRASRSMPFVSKLVRTNLIRLAAGAILGGKLPDVPHDKWKRVTRYGIKVPQFSFMQLDGADIVLGVEMQSTGEAACFGTGFYDALSKGLISVGYSLPASGSALITIGGTRNKDRLLPTVSRLGALGFGIMATEHTAEFLRDKIPEVTTVHKISEPDRTPNISDLLRDRDIDFIINIPETSTLEKYVGMLEDEYQIRRKALELGIPVITTAELAESFVSTLEWLRENKTAKFPLEPYED, encoded by the coding sequence GTGATAATACGGCCGTCGTACGTGCTCAGCGGGGCGGCCATGAGGGTGGTCTGGTCGCAAGACGAGCTCCGCGAGCACGCAGGGGATGCCGCAAGGCTCTCGCCCGACCACCCTGTTGTAGTCTCAAAGTTCATGCTCGATTCCCTCGAGGTCGACGTTGACGGCGTCTGCGACGGCGAGCGCGTGGTCATAGGCGCGGTAGTCGAGCATATCGACAGCGCCGGCGTGCACTCCGGGGATGCAATGATGTGCATACCGCCCTGGAGGCTCAGCAACAAGGTAATAGAGACCATCACCGACTATACGGAAAGGATTGCCCTTGCCTTTGACATCAGGGGCCCGTTCAACCTGCAGTTTCTAGTCAGCGAGGGGCGCGTATACGTTATCGAGCTAAATATACGGGCGTCGCGCTCCATGCCGTTTGTCTCCAAGCTGGTACGGACCAACCTGATACGGCTTGCCGCTGGCGCGATACTTGGCGGCAAGCTTCCCGATGTGCCCCATGACAAGTGGAAGCGCGTTACAAGGTACGGGATAAAGGTGCCCCAGTTCTCGTTTATGCAGCTCGATGGCGCGGACATTGTACTCGGAGTCGAGATGCAGTCGACAGGCGAGGCCGCCTGCTTTGGTACTGGCTTTTATGACGCGCTATCCAAGGGGCTAATATCTGTCGGGTACAGCCTGCCCGCGTCGGGAAGCGCCCTAATCACAATAGGGGGGACGCGCAACAAGGACAGGCTCCTCCCGACTGTCTCGAGGCTCGGCGCGCTCGGCTTTGGGATCATGGCTACAGAGCATACCGCAGAGTTTCTCCGCGATAAAATACCAGAAGTGACCACCGTCCACAAGATAAGCGAGCCAGATAGGACGCCCAACATATCGGACCTGCTCCGAGACAGGGATATCGACTTTATAATCAACATACCGGAGACATCCACTCTAGAAAAGTACGTGGGCATGCTCGAAGATGAATACCAGATAAGGCGCAAGGCGCTAGAGCTTGGCATACCTGTAATAACCACGGCCGAGCTTGCAGAATCCTTTGTCAGCACTCTTGAATGGCTCCGCGAGAACAAGACTGCAAAGTTCCCTCTTGAACCGTACGAGGACTAG
- a CDS encoding serine/threonine protein kinase (COG1718), whose translation MESRIDGLLSRRRHSHLEDGFKGDKVVNEVLDRPAVMTIYNMIKSGVISGVIGALRAGKESVVFRARGPSGEDVALKVYLVTTSSFKRRAQYIEGDPRFSRIRGGTRNMVKMWARKEHANLRLCHARGLPVPMPLHVSDNVLAMEFVGDDGMPAHTLLESETCMADHGEIMGIVRAHVQGGGARPWRPIPLQHIQDRIRACSIRHGLGSGQKAPKLLCLPQKRH comes from the coding sequence ATGGAATCCCGCATAGACGGCCTCCTGTCCCGGCGCCGCCACAGCCATCTTGAGGACGGCTTCAAGGGCGACAAGGTGGTAAACGAGGTGCTAGACAGGCCCGCTGTAATGACCATATACAACATGATAAAGTCCGGCGTGATATCCGGGGTTATAGGGGCGCTCCGCGCGGGAAAGGAATCCGTGGTATTCCGTGCCAGGGGGCCGTCCGGCGAGGATGTGGCCCTCAAGGTGTACCTTGTCACCACGTCGAGCTTCAAGCGCCGCGCCCAGTACATCGAGGGCGACCCGAGGTTCTCTAGGATACGCGGGGGCACGCGCAACATGGTCAAGATGTGGGCCAGAAAAGAGCACGCCAACCTGCGGCTCTGCCATGCGCGGGGCCTGCCTGTACCCATGCCCCTGCACGTCTCCGATAACGTGCTAGCCATGGAGTTTGTCGGCGATGATGGCATGCCCGCGCATACCCTCCTCGAATCAGAGACCTGCATGGCCGACCACGGCGAGATAATGGGCATAGTGCGGGCGCATGTACAAGGAGGCGGGGCTCGTCCATGGAGACCTATCCCCCTACAACATATTCAAGACAGAATCAGGGCTTGTAGTATTCGACATGGGCTCGGCAGTGGACAAAAGGCACCCAAACTCTTATGCCTTCCTCAAAAGAGACATTAA
- a CDS encoding DNA topoisomerase VI, subunit A (COG1697), whose translation MLGPNASLRSTRNTSQLRSYTQLMWLAFFANRLTREKKSSTLRDVYYSSQAFAVDFEDQSESDSIIVDLEAVLAKPREDFHVFPEERSSVFGDLDIEYTVPGYEGKRMNLSNHPDGYAIGPSLTSAELVSTSAEIVIAIEKGGLFTRFVEEQVDKKFKSIIVDTGGQAPRSTRTLLKRLNSELGLPVVILTDGDVYGEHIAMVIKSGSAGAAHLRELTVPDAKWVGVWATDIEKYKLPTIPMTESDIKRCHDLKRDPRYQEGIWRKELEAFLRIKRKAELEAFSKYGLTNITDKYLPQKLELAKSL comes from the coding sequence GTGCTGGGCCCAAACGCGAGCCTGCGCAGCACAAGAAACACATCACAGCTCCGCTCGTACACGCAGCTGATGTGGCTCGCATTTTTCGCAAACCGCCTGACCCGGGAGAAAAAGTCCTCGACACTAAGGGACGTCTATTATTCCTCGCAGGCGTTTGCCGTCGACTTTGAGGACCAGTCGGAATCAGACAGCATCATAGTGGACCTTGAGGCAGTCCTGGCAAAGCCGAGAGAGGACTTTCACGTGTTTCCAGAAGAGAGGAGCAGCGTCTTTGGCGACCTTGATATCGAGTATACTGTACCGGGCTACGAGGGCAAGAGGATGAACCTCTCAAACCACCCCGACGGGTACGCGATAGGCCCGAGCCTTACCAGTGCGGAGCTTGTCAGTACTAGCGCGGAAATAGTAATAGCGATAGAGAAAGGCGGGCTGTTTACAAGGTTTGTAGAAGAACAGGTGGACAAAAAATTCAAGTCGATAATAGTGGATACGGGTGGCCAGGCGCCGCGCTCGACGAGAACACTGCTCAAGAGGCTCAACTCCGAGCTCGGGCTGCCCGTGGTTATACTCACCGACGGGGACGTCTACGGCGAGCATATTGCAATGGTGATAAAGTCGGGATCCGCGGGCGCGGCTCATCTGCGCGAGCTGACAGTCCCCGACGCAAAGTGGGTCGGAGTATGGGCTACCGATATAGAAAAGTACAAGCTGCCCACAATCCCCATGACTGAATCCGACATAAAAAGATGCCACGACCTCAAGAGGGACCCGAGATACCAGGAGGGAATATGGAGAAAGGAACTCGAGGCGTTCTTGCGCATAAAGCGCAAGGCGGAGCTCGAAGCGTTCTCAAAGTACGGCCTGACCAATATCACGGACAAGTATCTTCCGCAAAAGCTCGAGCTCGCAAAGAGCCTATAA
- a CDS encoding carbamoylphosphate synthase small subunit (COG0505) → MHGALILGDGTVMEGSGFGRPAETYGELVFNTGMVGYTETLTDPSYGGQILTLTYPLVGNYGVPDPSERDSDGIPSHFESDRIHARGLVVHELSSTASHWNLSMTLDEWMYNEGIPGISGIDTRALTRRLRDGGVMMAALAVSKDPIDVPGVSESLACAKTYGTEQLAGAASAGTGSFGSGPKCIVVIDAGAKNAILRNIVSMGYKAVRVPWNASIQEVLSHDPKGVIISNGPGDPQMCPETIQTARALIERNIPTLGICLGAQIMGLAGGASTYKLKYGHRGQNKPCLDVSEGRVYVTSQNHGYCIDPDSLDGSAFEPWFTNTDDHTIEGIKHRNGRSMAVQFHPEASPGPYDCRFIFRRLRSLMEEGSTAKK, encoded by the coding sequence ATGCACGGGGCGCTGATCCTCGGCGACGGGACCGTAATGGAAGGATCCGGCTTTGGAAGGCCCGCCGAGACCTACGGCGAGCTGGTCTTCAATACAGGAATGGTCGGATATACAGAAACGCTGACCGACCCGTCGTATGGGGGCCAGATACTGACCCTCACATACCCCCTTGTGGGCAACTACGGGGTGCCGGACCCGTCTGAGAGAGATTCAGACGGCATACCATCCCACTTTGAATCAGACAGGATACACGCGCGCGGCCTCGTAGTCCACGAGCTCTCCAGTACCGCTAGCCACTGGAACCTGTCCATGACCCTGGACGAATGGATGTACAATGAAGGCATCCCCGGCATCTCCGGAATAGACACAAGGGCCCTTACCAGGAGGCTCCGCGACGGGGGCGTTATGATGGCCGCCCTTGCCGTATCCAAGGACCCCATAGATGTGCCTGGCGTCTCTGAAAGTCTTGCCTGTGCAAAAACATACGGCACAGAGCAGCTCGCAGGAGCGGCATCAGCAGGAACAGGCTCGTTTGGATCCGGCCCCAAATGCATAGTGGTAATAGATGCCGGCGCAAAAAACGCCATACTCCGGAACATAGTATCCATGGGGTACAAGGCGGTGAGGGTGCCCTGGAATGCCTCCATCCAGGAGGTGCTCTCCCACGACCCCAAAGGCGTAATCATCAGCAACGGCCCCGGCGACCCGCAGATGTGCCCAGAAACGATACAGACGGCAAGGGCCCTAATCGAAAGGAACATTCCCACCTTGGGCATCTGCCTTGGCGCCCAGATAATGGGCCTCGCAGGGGGTGCGAGCACCTACAAGCTAAAGTACGGCCACCGGGGACAGAACAAGCCGTGTCTTGACGTATCCGAGGGGCGCGTCTACGTGACCAGCCAGAACCACGGCTATTGCATAGACCCAGATTCGCTCGATGGTTCGGCATTCGAGCCGTGGTTTACCAATACCGACGACCATACAATAGAGGGGATAAAGCACAGAAATGGCAGGTCGATGGCCGTGCAGTTCCACCCCGAGGCATCGCCGGGCCCGTACGACTGCAGGTTCATATTCAGGCGCCTGCGGTCGCTCATGGAGGAGGGATCAACTGCCAAGAAATGA
- a CDS encoding translation initiation factor 1 (COG0361): MPLSFTGRFRYPADTVMPPGCRTYTLVPDAPKAGRAACRTASITKPTCIPRAPWIPSTARAPGKPPAIPPQHSYMSTTGMHPVGKRKVLNESALKQIRLPEEGEMLGRVIKLLGSDQVLVKCTDEITRRGRIRGKLKRRIWIRDNDIVILAPWDFKATERGDIIWRFTLPQVDWLKDNDHLPRDF; this comes from the coding sequence ATGCCATTATCTTTCACAGGACGGTTTCGCTATCCCGCCGATACCGTCATGCCTCCCGGCTGCCGTACCTATACTCTAGTTCCAGATGCCCCCAAAGCCGGAAGGGCGGCATGCCGAACAGCATCCATCACCAAGCCCACGTGCATCCCCCGGGCCCCGTGGATTCCCTCCACGGCCCGCGCCCCCGGCAAGCCGCCCGCGATCCCGCCACAGCACAGTTATATGAGTACGACAGGAATGCACCCCGTGGGAAAGCGCAAGGTGCTCAACGAGAGCGCACTCAAACAGATAAGGCTGCCAGAGGAAGGCGAGATGCTCGGCAGGGTGATAAAGCTCCTGGGCAGCGACCAGGTGCTGGTAAAATGCACCGATGAGATAACGCGCCGCGGCAGGATCCGCGGCAAGCTAAAACGCAGGATCTGGATCCGCGACAACGATATCGTGATACTGGCCCCCTGGGACTTTAAGGCGACCGAACGGGGCGACATCATCTGGCGGTTCACGCTTCCGCAGGTGGACTGGCTCAAGGACAACGACCACCTTCCGCGCGACTTTTGA